One segment of Streptosporangium brasiliense DNA contains the following:
- a CDS encoding alkene reductase, protein MNELFEQVSVGKLTLPNRLVMAPMTRSRASGGLVTGLTAEYYAQRAAAGLIITEGTQPSVIGQGYIDTPGLHSPEQVEAWRRVTDAVHGQDGRIFAQLMHSGRIGHPCLYPDGALPVAPSAVASGGQIFTAEDMLDHPTPRAMTPADITSTVADFVAAARNATAAGFDGVELHTANGYLLHQFLCGSANVRSDAYGGPMENRIRFAVEVATAVTEAIGPERVGIRISPANPNNGIREHDPAEVYPALMRALAPFRPAYVHIMEFDREITKLVRAAWPGTLILNPHGTAEGKLGSAVEALRAGLCDAVSLGSLWLANPDLPERVRAGGPYNEADPATFYGGDHRGYTDYPTLEAR, encoded by the coding sequence ATGAACGAGCTATTTGAGCAGGTCAGCGTAGGCAAGCTGACCCTCCCCAACCGTCTGGTGATGGCGCCGATGACGCGCAGCCGGGCGAGCGGCGGGCTGGTGACCGGTCTGACGGCCGAGTATTACGCACAGCGGGCCGCCGCCGGTCTGATCATCACCGAGGGCACCCAGCCCTCGGTGATCGGCCAGGGATACATCGACACCCCGGGGCTGCACTCGCCGGAGCAGGTGGAGGCGTGGCGCCGGGTCACCGATGCCGTCCACGGCCAGGACGGCCGGATCTTCGCGCAGCTCATGCACTCCGGCAGGATCGGCCACCCCTGTCTCTACCCGGACGGGGCCCTGCCCGTGGCCCCTTCGGCGGTCGCCTCCGGCGGGCAGATCTTCACCGCCGAGGACATGCTCGACCACCCCACTCCACGCGCGATGACGCCGGCGGACATCACCTCGACGGTCGCGGACTTCGTCGCCGCCGCGAGGAACGCGACGGCGGCCGGATTCGACGGGGTGGAGCTGCACACCGCGAACGGCTACCTGCTCCATCAGTTCCTGTGCGGCAGCGCCAACGTCCGCTCCGACGCCTACGGCGGTCCGATGGAGAACCGGATCCGCTTCGCGGTCGAGGTCGCCACGGCGGTCACCGAGGCGATCGGGCCGGAGCGGGTCGGCATCCGCATCTCCCCGGCCAACCCCAACAACGGCATCCGGGAACATGACCCGGCCGAGGTGTATCCGGCCCTGATGCGCGCGCTGGCGCCGTTCAGGCCGGCGTACGTGCACATCATGGAGTTCGACCGGGAGATCACCAAGCTGGTCCGGGCCGCGTGGCCGGGCACGCTGATCCTCAACCCGCACGGCACCGCCGAGGGGAAGCTCGGCTCGGCGGTGGAGGCGCTCCGCGCGGGCCTGTGCGACGCGGTCAGCCTCGGCTCCCTGTGGCTGGCAAATCCCGACCTGCCCGAGCGCGTCAGGGCCGGGGGCCCCTACAACGAGGCCGACCCCGCCACCTTCTACGGCGGCGACCACCGCGGCTACACCGACTACCCGACGCTGGAGGCCCGGTGA
- a CDS encoding endo-1,3-alpha-glucanase family glycosylhydrolase: MRSRLGAMALLIATLTTATNLAAVTAPAAAAPIGQTVTVEAAEDTYVSQAGPTKPHGSHTWLSANAATSDGATDTERRSYVRFTLKDLPEDASDVKLTLELQSVRTTDTVLEVRPVTGAWSESTLNWNNQPATGAVLATAKGLTAGQTVKLEVSSAFTGNGDYSFAITSPSNIQSVLHSSQATGGEGPKLTVTYGKAAPTVPAGPLPFELPSTSTLRASSHKVFAHYFTPYPISLNNKAGADDYYTKNYLNPAGESGKHAAYGGLLRDRPFPREVLSGDWQLADMKKEVQIAAKAGLDGFTVDVLSLTSAHWDRLKTLIKAAEAVDPGFKIVLMPDMTSLKTDAGTLASAMAGLAASKSVHRLGDNRLVISPFKAEQQSAAWWKDFMNIMKSSHGINVALVPVFLNFSSNASAFAPISYGFSNWGNRSPAQQGGIESNISKAHSLNKIWMQPVSVQDERPNQGIYDEANNTENLRTTWEKSISGDADWIQLTTWNDFSEGTQFVPSVHNGSAYLDISSYYLTWLKTGKAPAIVRDTLYLTHRSQYVAARPTSGSQTKFMNPRGGTSTPRDKVEVLSFLTKAATVKATVGGKEQSYAAKAGVQAQLFPLAYGLNKASVGAVTVASPWEVKSSFSVQDLQYNAVSSGRK, from the coding sequence ATGCGATCCCGCTTAGGTGCGATGGCGCTGTTGATAGCGACTCTGACCACCGCCACCAACCTGGCGGCGGTGACCGCACCCGCCGCGGCGGCCCCCATCGGCCAGACGGTGACCGTCGAGGCGGCCGAAGACACCTACGTCAGCCAGGCCGGCCCCACGAAACCGCATGGCAGCCACACCTGGCTCTCGGCCAACGCGGCCACGTCCGACGGCGCGACCGACACCGAGCGCCGCTCCTACGTCCGTTTCACCCTCAAGGACCTGCCGGAGGACGCCTCCGACGTCAAGTTGACGCTGGAGCTGCAGTCGGTCAGGACGACCGACACCGTCCTGGAGGTGCGTCCGGTCACCGGAGCATGGTCTGAGTCCACCCTGAACTGGAACAACCAGCCGGCCACCGGCGCGGTGCTGGCCACCGCCAAGGGCCTGACCGCCGGGCAGACGGTCAAGCTGGAGGTGTCTTCCGCTTTCACCGGCAACGGCGACTACTCGTTCGCCATCACCTCCCCCTCGAACATCCAGAGCGTGCTGCACTCCTCGCAGGCCACCGGCGGCGAGGGGCCCAAGCTCACGGTGACGTACGGCAAGGCGGCCCCGACGGTCCCGGCCGGTCCGCTGCCGTTCGAGCTGCCGTCGACCTCGACGCTGCGCGCGTCCTCCCACAAGGTGTTCGCGCACTACTTCACGCCGTACCCGATCTCGCTGAACAACAAGGCCGGGGCCGACGACTACTACACCAAGAACTACCTGAACCCCGCCGGCGAGAGTGGCAAGCACGCGGCGTACGGCGGGCTGCTGCGTGACCGGCCCTTCCCCCGGGAGGTGCTGTCCGGCGACTGGCAGCTGGCCGACATGAAGAAGGAGGTGCAGATCGCGGCCAAGGCCGGGCTGGACGGCTTCACCGTGGACGTGCTCTCCCTCACCAGCGCCCACTGGGACCGGCTCAAGACCCTGATCAAGGCCGCGGAGGCGGTCGACCCCGGCTTCAAGATCGTGCTGATGCCGGACATGACGTCGTTGAAGACCGACGCCGGCACGCTCGCCTCGGCCATGGCCGGCCTGGCCGCGTCCAAGTCGGTCCACCGCCTGGGCGACAACCGCCTGGTGATCTCGCCGTTCAAGGCCGAGCAGCAGAGCGCCGCCTGGTGGAAGGACTTCATGAACATCATGAAGAGCTCCCACGGCATCAACGTCGCGCTGGTCCCGGTCTTCCTGAACTTCTCCTCCAACGCCTCGGCCTTCGCGCCGATCAGCTACGGCTTCTCCAACTGGGGCAACCGCAGCCCGGCCCAGCAGGGCGGCATCGAGTCCAACATCTCCAAGGCGCACAGCCTGAACAAGATCTGGATGCAGCCGGTCTCGGTCCAGGACGAGCGGCCCAACCAGGGCATCTACGACGAGGCCAACAACACCGAGAACCTGCGTACGACGTGGGAGAAGTCCATCTCGGGCGACGCCGACTGGATCCAGCTCACCACGTGGAACGACTTCTCCGAGGGCACCCAGTTCGTCCCCTCCGTGCACAACGGCTCGGCCTATCTGGACATCTCGTCCTACTACCTGACCTGGCTGAAGACCGGCAAGGCCCCGGCGATCGTGCGTGACACGCTCTATCTGACGCACCGCTCGCAGTACGTCGCGGCCAGGCCGACGTCGGGTTCGCAGACCAAGTTCATGAACCCGCGCGGTGGCACGTCCACGCCGCGCGACAAGGTGGAGGTGCTGTCGTTCCTCACCAAGGCGGCCACGGTGAAGGCGACCGTGGGCGGCAAGGAGCAGAGCTACGCCGCCAAGGCCGGGGTCCAGGCACAGCTCTTCCCCCTGGCCTACGGCCTGAACAAGGCGTCCGTGGGCGCGGTGACGGTCGCGTCGCCGTGGGAGGTCAAGAGCAGCTTCTCCGTGCAGGACCTGCAGTACAACGCGGTCAGCAGCGGCCGTAAGTGA
- a CDS encoding adenosylmethionine--8-amino-7-oxononanoate transaminase encodes MPDPRRSLELDRAHVWHPYAPMPGREVPLLVESASGVRLRLAEPVEGQVELVDAMSSWWAAIHGYGHPVLDAAVSDQLSRMSHVMFGGLTHEPAIRLATRLAEITPEPLEHVFLVDSGSVAVEVAVKMCLQYWRSLGHPGKQRLLTWRGGYHGDTFQPMSVCDPEGGMHSLWTGVLPRQVFADAPPAGFGAGPDPAYTAHLAGLIERHAHEVAAVIVEPVVQNAGGMRFLSPGYLRVLRELCDAHGVLLVFDEIATGFGRTGALFAADHAGVTPDVMCVGKALTGGYLSMAATLCTPRVAHGIGRGDFPVLAHGPTFMGNPLAAAVAVASLDLLADGAWEEQVKRIETGLRSGLARARGLDGVRDVRVLGAIGVVQLDHEVDKVAATRAAVQHGVWIRPFRDLVYTMPPYVVDDADLGRITTAIVAAAAAG; translated from the coding sequence ATGCCTGACCCGCGGCGGTCCCTGGAGCTGGACCGGGCCCACGTGTGGCATCCGTACGCGCCGATGCCGGGCCGCGAAGTCCCGCTGCTGGTGGAATCGGCCTCCGGAGTACGGTTGCGCCTGGCAGAACCGGTCGAGGGCCAGGTGGAGCTGGTGGACGCGATGTCCTCCTGGTGGGCCGCCATCCACGGGTACGGGCACCCCGTACTGGACGCCGCGGTGAGCGACCAGCTGAGCCGGATGAGCCACGTGATGTTCGGGGGGCTCACCCACGAGCCCGCGATCCGCCTCGCCACCCGCCTCGCCGAGATCACCCCGGAGCCGCTGGAGCACGTCTTCCTCGTCGACTCGGGATCGGTCGCGGTCGAGGTCGCGGTCAAGATGTGCCTGCAGTACTGGCGGTCGCTCGGCCACCCGGGCAAACAGCGCCTGCTGACCTGGCGTGGCGGTTATCACGGCGACACCTTCCAGCCGATGTCCGTGTGTGACCCCGAGGGGGGCATGCACTCCTTGTGGACCGGTGTGCTGCCGCGGCAGGTCTTCGCCGACGCCCCGCCCGCAGGCTTCGGCGCCGGGCCGGATCCCGCCTACACCGCGCATCTGGCCGGGCTGATCGAACGGCACGCGCACGAGGTGGCGGCCGTCATCGTCGAGCCGGTGGTACAGAACGCGGGCGGCATGCGCTTCCTGTCCCCCGGTTACCTGCGGGTGCTGCGCGAGCTGTGCGACGCGCACGGGGTCCTGCTCGTGTTCGACGAGATCGCCACCGGCTTCGGCAGGACCGGCGCGCTGTTCGCCGCGGACCACGCGGGTGTCACGCCGGACGTGATGTGCGTGGGCAAGGCGCTCACCGGCGGCTATCTCAGCATGGCGGCCACCCTGTGCACGCCCCGGGTGGCGCACGGCATCGGCCGCGGCGACTTCCCTGTGCTCGCCCACGGCCCCACTTTCATGGGAAACCCGCTTGCCGCCGCCGTGGCGGTCGCCTCGCTCGACCTCCTGGCGGACGGGGCGTGGGAGGAGCAGGTCAAACGCATCGAGACGGGATTGCGGTCCGGGCTGGCCCGCGCGCGCGGGCTGGACGGGGTGCGCGATGTCCGCGTGCTCGGCGCCATCGGCGTCGTCCAGCTCGACCACGAGGTCGACAAGGTCGCCGCCACCCGCGCCGCCGTACAGCACGGTGTGTGGATACGCCCCTTCAGGGATCTCGTCTACACCATGCCGCCCTACGTCGTCGACGACGCCGACCTCGGCCGCATCACCACCGCGATCGTCGCGGCGGCCGCGGCCGGCTGA
- the bioB gene encoding biotin synthase BioB, producing the protein MELLTTLVDKGLRGQSPTRQEALAVLATSDDELLDVVAAAGKVRRKWFGRRVKLNYLVNLKSGLCPEDCSYCSQRLGSKAEILAYSWLKPHEAAAAAEAGTEGGAKRVCLVASGRGPTDRDVERVVGTIEAIKERSPDVEICACLGLLSERQAARLREAGVHAYNHNLNTSEGEYGKICTTHGFADRVDTVLRSRGAGMSACSGLIAGMGESDADLVDVVLTLRELDVDSVPVNFLIPFQGTPLSQTWELTPQRCLRILAMVRFVCPDVEVRLAGGREIHLRGLQPLALHIVNSIFLGDYLTSEGQPGSADLEMIKDAGFVVEEPGSATLPEHRGAASPAQPERRGDAPAAGPARTDLVALRRRGAGTDLAPNA; encoded by the coding sequence ATGGAACTGTTGACCACGCTGGTGGACAAGGGACTGCGCGGGCAGTCACCGACGCGACAGGAGGCACTGGCCGTCCTGGCGACCTCCGACGACGAACTGCTCGACGTGGTGGCCGCGGCCGGGAAGGTGCGGCGGAAGTGGTTCGGCCGCCGGGTCAAGCTCAACTACCTCGTCAACCTGAAGTCGGGCCTGTGCCCTGAGGACTGCTCGTACTGCTCGCAGCGGCTGGGGTCGAAAGCCGAGATCCTCGCCTACAGCTGGCTCAAACCACACGAGGCCGCCGCCGCGGCCGAGGCGGGGACGGAGGGCGGCGCCAAGCGTGTGTGCCTGGTGGCCAGCGGCCGCGGCCCCACCGACCGGGACGTCGAGCGGGTCGTCGGCACCATCGAGGCGATCAAGGAACGCAGTCCCGACGTGGAGATCTGCGCCTGCCTGGGCCTGCTGTCGGAACGGCAGGCCGCGCGGTTGCGCGAGGCCGGCGTCCACGCCTACAACCACAACCTCAACACCTCCGAGGGCGAGTACGGAAAAATCTGCACCACACACGGATTCGCCGACCGGGTGGACACAGTCCTGCGTTCACGTGGGGCGGGCATGTCGGCCTGCTCCGGCCTGATCGCCGGTATGGGGGAGAGTGACGCCGACCTGGTGGACGTGGTCCTCACGCTGCGGGAGCTCGATGTGGACTCGGTGCCGGTGAACTTCCTGATCCCCTTCCAGGGGACCCCGCTGTCGCAGACCTGGGAGCTCACCCCGCAGCGGTGCCTGCGGATCCTGGCGATGGTGCGATTCGTCTGCCCGGACGTGGAGGTCCGCCTCGCCGGGGGCAGGGAGATCCACCTGCGCGGCCTGCAGCCCCTGGCCCTGCACATCGTCAACTCGATCTTCCTCGGCGACTACCTGACCAGCGAGGGGCAGCCGGGCAGTGCCGACCTGGAGATGATCAAGGACGCGGGCTTCGTGGTGGAGGAGCCCGGATCCGCTACGCTGCCCGAGCACCGCGGCGCAGCCTCGCCCGCCCAGCCCGAGCGGCGCGGAGACGCGCCGGCCGCCGGGCCCGCACGTACCGACCTGGTGGCGCTGCGCCGCCGCGGCGCCGGTACCGACCTTGCGCCCAATGCCTGA
- a CDS encoding helix-turn-helix transcriptional regulator — translation MLYGRSTEQTELETLVAAAREGRSGALVVRGEAGIGKTALLEWTARTAAGHGMRAVRVTGIEPEADLAFGGLTQLLWPLRDHLDALPGPQAAVLKAVLGAEPAAGRDRFLTGLAVLTLLADLAEDVPVLCLVDDAQWLDQASAEPLLFAARRLAAEGVAMVFATREDGFAAPGLSELRPSRLDSQDAARLLAEHEVAPVLREEIIAESAGNPLALIEFAAGQRGRPAGPLHSQIADRVLASFRTQIGRLPERTRLMMLMAAAEGRGDLALLLRAAHLMGVGLDDLEEAERAGLIQVTGSAVVFRHPLIATAAYQGAALARRVAVHRALVEMAESPDCRAHHLAAATMEPDAGVALELAAAAERAGARTAYAAAARLYGQAARLATAGQDQVGWLARAAAAALSGGHPGQAAELAARAEELAAEESAQPGRPSGGERRDVVAELTSVRAAAMFELGEEEKAVGLLLDRADRVAPHQGAAMLRTGVTYAWFTGDETSVRAASRKLAALGHSDRMAEGLAHLMRADYARGLPLLVDSLARAPGTERALFTAMIIGDDASAMALAAAEVARCREQGLIGALPQALQVLAQTQVWAGLHREAEAAVAEAVGIACDAGLQQRIAWLNGVPARIAAIEGDESRCRRLADATPHLYRPTGDAVLGLLELSMGDHESALNRLETAWSSPGRNAAVLLPSAPDQIEAAVRLAQPHRAEEPLRRLQAWARASAQPWARAVALRCQALTGDDETSFQEALALHEQGGRPFEQARTQLLYGEWLRRARRPGDARAPLHAAMETFARLEAAPWTARARSELHATGGSPRAVNPAPATPLTPQELHVARLAAAGHSSREIAAQLFLSPRTVEYHLYKAYPKLGVTSRRELSRLNLS, via the coding sequence GTGCTGTACGGGCGGTCCACTGAGCAGACGGAGCTCGAAACCCTGGTCGCCGCAGCGCGGGAGGGGCGCAGCGGCGCCCTCGTGGTGCGCGGCGAGGCGGGCATCGGCAAGACCGCGCTGCTGGAGTGGACGGCCCGGACGGCGGCCGGGCACGGGATGCGGGCGGTGCGGGTAACCGGCATCGAGCCCGAGGCCGACCTGGCGTTCGGCGGGCTGACCCAGCTGCTGTGGCCGCTGCGGGACCATCTCGACGCACTGCCGGGACCGCAGGCCGCCGTGCTGAAGGCCGTGCTCGGGGCCGAGCCGGCAGCCGGACGGGACCGCTTCCTCACCGGGCTCGCCGTACTCACGCTCCTGGCCGACCTGGCGGAGGACGTCCCGGTGCTCTGCCTGGTCGACGACGCTCAGTGGCTCGACCAGGCCAGCGCGGAGCCCCTGCTGTTCGCCGCCCGGCGGCTCGCGGCCGAAGGGGTGGCGATGGTGTTCGCCACCCGGGAGGACGGCTTCGCCGCGCCCGGGCTGAGCGAGCTGCGGCCGTCCCGGCTGGACAGCCAGGACGCGGCCCGCCTGCTGGCCGAGCACGAGGTGGCGCCGGTCCTGCGGGAGGAGATCATCGCCGAGTCCGCAGGCAACCCCCTGGCGCTGATCGAGTTCGCCGCGGGGCAGCGCGGCCGACCGGCCGGGCCGCTGCACTCGCAGATCGCCGACCGGGTGCTGGCGTCGTTCCGGACCCAGATCGGGCGGCTGCCCGAGCGGACCCGGCTGATGATGCTGATGGCGGCCGCCGAGGGGAGGGGCGACCTGGCGCTGTTGCTGCGGGCGGCGCACCTGATGGGCGTCGGTCTCGACGACCTTGAGGAGGCGGAACGGGCCGGGCTGATCCAGGTGACCGGATCGGCCGTCGTCTTCCGGCATCCGCTGATCGCCACCGCCGCCTACCAGGGGGCCGCGCTGGCCCGGCGTGTCGCCGTGCACCGCGCTCTCGTCGAGATGGCCGAGAGCCCGGACTGCCGCGCGCACCACCTGGCCGCCGCGACGATGGAGCCCGACGCGGGCGTCGCCCTCGAACTCGCGGCCGCGGCCGAGCGGGCCGGTGCCCGCACCGCCTACGCGGCCGCCGCCCGCCTGTACGGACAGGCCGCCCGGCTCGCCACCGCCGGGCAGGACCAGGTCGGCTGGCTCGCCCGAGCGGCGGCCGCGGCCCTGTCAGGCGGCCACCCCGGCCAGGCCGCCGAACTGGCCGCAAGGGCCGAAGAGCTCGCCGCGGAGGAGTCCGCCCAGCCGGGCCGTCCTTCCGGAGGGGAGCGCCGCGACGTCGTGGCGGAGCTGACCTCGGTGCGCGCGGCCGCGATGTTCGAGCTCGGCGAGGAGGAGAAGGCCGTCGGCCTGCTCCTGGACCGCGCCGATCGAGTTGCTCCGCACCAGGGCGCCGCCATGCTCCGCACCGGTGTGACCTACGCCTGGTTCACCGGCGACGAGACCTCCGTGCGCGCCGCCTCCCGGAAGCTGGCGGCCCTCGGCCACTCCGACCGGATGGCCGAGGGGCTGGCCCACCTCATGCGCGCCGACTACGCTCGCGGCCTCCCGCTGCTGGTGGACTCCCTGGCCCGGGCTCCCGGCACCGAGCGCGCCCTGTTCACCGCGATGATCATAGGTGACGACGCCTCGGCCATGGCGCTGGCCGCCGCCGAGGTGGCCCGCTGCCGCGAGCAGGGCCTCATCGGCGCCCTGCCCCAGGCGCTGCAGGTCCTGGCCCAGACACAGGTCTGGGCCGGCCTGCACCGCGAGGCCGAGGCCGCCGTGGCCGAGGCCGTCGGGATCGCCTGCGACGCCGGCCTGCAGCAGCGCATCGCCTGGCTCAACGGCGTCCCCGCCCGGATCGCTGCGATCGAGGGCGACGAGTCCCGCTGCCGCCGCCTGGCCGACGCGACCCCCCACCTCTACCGGCCGACCGGCGACGCCGTCCTGGGCCTGCTGGAGCTGTCCATGGGCGACCACGAGTCGGCCCTGAACCGCCTGGAGACCGCCTGGTCCAGCCCGGGCCGCAACGCCGCGGTGCTCCTGCCCTCCGCTCCCGACCAGATCGAGGCGGCGGTACGGCTGGCCCAGCCGCACCGCGCCGAGGAACCGCTGCGCCGCCTCCAGGCCTGGGCCCGGGCCTCCGCGCAACCGTGGGCCCGGGCCGTCGCCCTGCGCTGCCAGGCCCTCACCGGCGACGACGAGACCTCCTTCCAGGAGGCACTCGCCCTCCACGAGCAGGGCGGTCGCCCCTTCGAGCAGGCGCGCACCCAGCTCCTCTACGGCGAATGGCTCCGCCGCGCCCGCCGCCCCGGCGACGCCCGCGCTCCCCTGCACGCGGCCATGGAGACCTTCGCCCGCCTGGAGGCCGCCCCCTGGACCGCCCGCGCCCGGTCCGAGCTCCACGCGACCGGCGGATCCCCCAGGGCCGTCAACCCCGCCCCGGCCACCCCGCTCACCCCGCAGGAACTCCACGTGGCA
- a CDS encoding MFS transporter has product MSAPAAGTARHAGVSAFSLAVLAGPMSFGIAGPALILDEVAGDLGGPPGSAAWLVTVFGWGIAVGTPLMSGLVGHRGMRATVTVCALLALAGAGLVLLAPDLPVLLLTGAAQALGAAGLTAIAMQLADSPRRMGVATASLAVVGSVSPLAGSLISDLLSWRAVLALPVVAVLAVPAVSRQTVSRQAVRSAPSPGRFDVIGVVVLTGLVTALVSVPHQPVAAGLCAVAAAAAPGLLLAQAAASIAAASGQGVLAVRAVSAAPEEHRPAAIGLFNLCYLLGTAFGPAVVALPAG; this is encoded by the coding sequence GTGAGCGCTCCGGCCGCGGGTACGGCGCGGCATGCCGGGGTGTCCGCGTTCTCACTGGCGGTGCTGGCCGGGCCGATGTCGTTCGGGATCGCGGGGCCGGCGCTCATCCTGGACGAGGTGGCCGGCGACCTCGGGGGTCCGCCGGGATCGGCGGCCTGGCTGGTGACGGTGTTCGGGTGGGGCATCGCGGTGGGGACGCCGCTGATGTCAGGGCTGGTCGGCCACCGCGGCATGCGTGCCACGGTGACGGTGTGCGCCCTGCTCGCCCTGGCCGGGGCGGGCCTCGTGCTCCTCGCCCCCGACCTGCCCGTCCTGCTGCTCACCGGTGCCGCGCAGGCGCTGGGCGCCGCGGGGCTGACGGCGATCGCCATGCAGCTGGCCGACTCCCCCCGCCGGATGGGCGTGGCCACGGCCTCGCTCGCCGTGGTCGGATCGGTCTCCCCGCTGGCCGGGTCGCTGATCAGCGACCTGCTGTCCTGGCGGGCCGTGCTCGCCCTGCCGGTCGTGGCCGTGCTGGCCGTACCCGCCGTGTCACGGCAGACGGTGTCACGGCAGGCGGTCCGGTCCGCACCGTCCCCCGGCCGGTTCGACGTGATCGGCGTGGTGGTGCTGACCGGGCTGGTCACCGCGTTGGTGTCCGTGCCGCACCAGCCCGTGGCCGCCGGACTGTGCGCGGTCGCCGCGGCGGCGGCGCCCGGCCTGCTGCTCGCCCAGGCCGCCGCCTCGATCGCGGCGGCCTCGGGCCAGGGAGTGCTGGCGGTCCGCGCCGTCTCGGCGGCCCCCGAGGAGCACAGGCCGGCCGCGATCGGCCTGTTCAACCTGTGCTACCTGCTGGGGACGGCGTTCGGCCCCGCTGTCGTGGCGCTGCCGGCCGGTTGA
- a CDS encoding DUF4132 domain-containing protein, with amino-acid sequence MHLSPLAQRLLDLITGAAKDPTHWPDLSQLSTGLGAPVGARDGGSAPAWYAVDERRLAASARELVEFLLPDWRRGGHPFSVLVAAGLAGMDAEVGARSAEGRGPIAVAEMEVLLDWDVERRALFVEAMRERSNLAVPPPSGVLEWLGGQPGYLDFARAALEAAEARVSAIHAGEIPYRAEKAFDDGEKASIGRAVRLALLRDEPWLPDLLDRLLRGIAVAPTQAKTLPSQGVLFAIARAVEEHPTPEAISALRAARRATRHAGVPKQLDRMFKRIEPALGNRLEVAFRLPDGRVRQAVGEHTAVISTDGGVELSWWHGDKKLKAVPAAVRREHPEEVKRLRELAKQTLQQQATLIRALEAAYTSETAPPYRQLEGHSVTDRLIWEFEVSPGVWRSELGLTVPEVPVRLWHPARASLEEVRAWREVVQGKELRQPYKQAFREVYLLTPAEEATGTCSNRFAGHVVDYRKLRALFKQRGWHSDFLGQWDGGHEGEAQRVMAGGRWRATLDHGLYDESHAATGQVRFHRLSEGRWHQAPLTEVPALVFSEAMRDVDLFVAVTSITADPRWADHGPDRLRDYWRTGSFAALQPSAEVRRDALSRLIGRTAIADRCTVTDRFLVVRGDIRTYKIHLGSANILMEPNDAYLCIVSARDPHAGLFLPFEEDGRLALILSKAFLLADDTAITDPSITRQLRA; translated from the coding sequence ATGCACCTCTCCCCCCTCGCGCAGCGCCTGCTCGACCTGATCACCGGGGCCGCGAAGGACCCCACGCACTGGCCCGACCTCTCCCAGCTGAGCACCGGGCTGGGCGCGCCGGTCGGGGCCCGCGACGGCGGCTCGGCACCGGCATGGTACGCGGTCGACGAGCGGCGGCTGGCCGCGTCGGCCCGCGAGCTGGTCGAGTTCCTGCTGCCGGACTGGAGACGGGGCGGCCACCCCTTCTCCGTGCTGGTGGCGGCGGGACTGGCGGGCATGGACGCCGAAGTGGGCGCCCGGTCCGCCGAGGGGCGCGGGCCGATCGCGGTCGCCGAGATGGAGGTGCTGCTCGACTGGGACGTGGAGCGGCGGGCGCTGTTCGTCGAGGCGATGCGGGAGCGGTCGAACCTTGCCGTCCCGCCGCCATCGGGCGTGCTCGAATGGCTCGGCGGCCAGCCCGGCTATCTGGACTTCGCCCGGGCGGCTCTGGAGGCGGCCGAGGCCCGGGTCTCGGCGATCCACGCCGGCGAGATCCCGTACAGGGCGGAGAAGGCCTTCGACGACGGGGAGAAGGCGAGCATCGGCCGGGCCGTACGGCTGGCGCTCCTACGGGACGAGCCCTGGCTGCCCGATCTGCTGGACAGGCTGCTGCGCGGGATCGCGGTGGCTCCCACCCAGGCCAAGACCCTGCCCTCCCAGGGAGTGCTGTTCGCGATCGCCCGTGCGGTGGAGGAGCACCCGACTCCCGAGGCGATCTCCGCGCTGCGCGCCGCCCGCCGGGCCACCCGGCACGCCGGGGTGCCCAAGCAGCTGGACCGCATGTTCAAGCGCATCGAGCCCGCCCTGGGCAACCGGCTGGAGGTGGCGTTCCGGCTGCCCGACGGGCGGGTACGGCAGGCCGTCGGCGAGCACACGGCGGTGATCTCGACCGACGGCGGGGTCGAGCTGTCGTGGTGGCACGGGGACAAGAAGCTGAAGGCGGTCCCGGCGGCGGTCAGGCGGGAGCACCCCGAGGAGGTCAAGCGGCTGCGCGAGCTGGCCAAGCAGACCCTGCAGCAGCAGGCCACCCTGATCAGGGCACTGGAAGCGGCCTACACCAGCGAGACGGCTCCGCCGTACCGGCAGTTGGAGGGTCACTCGGTCACCGATCGGCTGATCTGGGAGTTCGAGGTCTCGCCCGGCGTGTGGCGCAGCGAGCTGGGACTGACCGTGCCGGAGGTGCCGGTGCGGCTGTGGCATCCGGCCCGCGCGTCCCTGGAGGAGGTGCGCGCCTGGCGGGAGGTGGTGCAGGGCAAGGAGCTGCGCCAGCCGTACAAGCAGGCCTTCCGCGAGGTCTACCTGCTCACCCCCGCCGAGGAGGCGACCGGGACCTGCTCCAACCGGTTCGCCGGGCACGTGGTGGACTACCGCAAGCTCCGCGCGCTGTTCAAACAGCGAGGCTGGCACTCCGACTTCCTGGGGCAGTGGGACGGCGGCCACGAGGGGGAGGCCCAGCGGGTGATGGCGGGCGGACGGTGGCGGGCGACACTTGACCACGGTCTGTACGACGAGAGCCACGCGGCCACCGGCCAGGTCCGCTTCCACCGGCTGTCCGAGGGCAGGTGGCACCAGGCGCCGTTGACGGAGGTCCCGGCGCTGGTGTTCAGCGAGGCCATGCGGGACGTCGACCTGTTCGTGGCCGTCACCTCGATCACGGCCGATCCCCGGTGGGCCGACCACGGTCCGGACCGGCTGCGGGACTACTGGCGGACCGGCTCGTTCGCGGCGCTGCAGCCCTCCGCCGAGGTGCGCCGCGACGCGCTGTCCCGGCTGATCGGGCGGACGGCCATCGCCGACCGGTGCACCGTGACCGACCGTTTCCTGGTGGTGCGGGGCGACATACGCACCTACAAGATCCATCTGGGGTCGGCGAACATCCTGATGGAACCCAACGACGCCTACCTGTGCATCGTCTCCGCGCGCGACCCCCACGCCGGGCTGTTCCTCCCGTTCGAGGAGGACGGCCGGTTGGCGCTCATCCTCAGCAAGGCCTTCCTGCTGGCGGACGACACCGCCATCACCGATCCCTCCATCACCCGCCAGCTCCGGGCCTGA